AGCGCTTGGAGCTGCGATTCATTGTGCATACCCCTTGGCCACATTAATTGGATGCGGAACTACTGACATTAAGGCCTTCGCCGACGACAAAACACCCGGAATTCCGGCCCCAGGATGGGTGCCGGCTCCCACCATATAAAGTCCTTTGACATCCTCGCTGCGGTTATGGGGTCTAAACCACGCACTTTGTAACAAGAGTGGCTCAAAGCCAAAGGCCGCCCCTTTGACCGATAACAACCGATCCTGAAAATCCTGTGGGGTGGTGCAAAACGAGGTGGTGAGATGCTTTTGAAAGCCAGGTAATACCGATTGATCGAGATACTCTGCAATGGCTTGTCGATATGGCTCGGCAGTCTCTTGCCAGTTCGTGCCACTGTCTAAATTCGGCACAGGTGACAAGACATAAAAGGTGTCATGGCCAGCAGGTGCAAGACTCGGATCGGTCGCGGTGGGTCGGTGCAAATAGAGACTGAAATCCTTGGCGAGCACTTTGCGCTTGAAGATATCTTCCAGCAACTCGCGGTAACGCTTGCCCAGCAAAATCATATGGTGTGGTACATCCGGGTATTGCTGATTCGTTCCGAAGTACCAAACAAATAAACTCATTGAATATTTGCTACGTGCTACTTTTTTATCAGTCCATACTTTGCGATGCTGTGGTTCAATCAGTTTCTGATAGGTCCAGGCGGCATCGGCATTTGAAACGACGATATCCGCTGGTACAAAATTACCATCTTCTAGCGTGATTCCAACGGCTTTACCATCACGCACCTCGATGCGCTTTACTTCCTGATTGCATTGCACATCCACCCCTAAATCAGCCAATAGACGAACTAAGCCCTTAATTAATGATCCAGTTCCGCCCATGGCTGAGAACACGCCGTGTTTACGTTCCAAGGAATTAATCAGTGAATACACTGCGGTTACCGAGAACGGATTACCACCAATCAGCAGTGGATGAAAACTCATCACCTGGCGTAACTTGTCATTCTTTAAATGCCTTGCAACCAGTGTGTAGATGCTCTCCCAAGCTTTCATTTTCACCATGGATGGAAAGGCCTCGAATAAATCACTTAGGGAGTCAAAGGCGACATTGCTAAGTTCTTCAAAGCCCAGTTGATAGCATTTCTCGGCCTCCGCTAGAAAGCGATCGTAGCCCGGTAAGTCGGCTGGACTGAACTTAGCAACCTCATCACGCATGCGCTTAAGATCACCGGTGTAATCAAAATGACTGCCATCGTCAAACCGAATCCGATAAAACGGATCCATCAGTCGTAGATCCACATCATTTTCGAGTTTTTCACCGCATAGCTCCCATAACTCCTCGAGAAGAAAGGGAGCGGTAATGATGGTGGGCCCGGCATCAAAGGTATAGCCATCACGCTCATACACATAAGCGCGACCACCCGGCTTATCGAGCTTCTCGAATACCTTAACCCGATACCCTTTATGAGAAAGTCGAATGGCTGCGGCTAAGCCACCAAAACCACTCCCAATCACCACCGCAATCGGGCGGTCATCACTGGGCAGATAGGTTCGTTTGAGCATGACTTCCTAATTTAGAAAAAAATGGCGCCACGAAGGACGCCATAAGTACCGGTTACATCATTCCTTACTTCATCGCGACAGTATTGCTCTTCTCGGCAGGCTTTGGAGCGACGCGTGGTGCTGGCGTGCCTGTCAAGAATGGATAATCTTTAAGCATCGAAACTCCATAGAGAGGTTTATAAGCTCCCTGATGGCAGGTTGCGCAATTCGCCTTCGCTACATCCCCTTCAGGCCCCAATCGATGGGCCGGAAATACATTGGTGATGGGCACCATGTAATTGTTATTGATATCACGTGCCATGCGAATGCCATACCATGCGGTCATCCGCTGCGGTGGACTTTGTGACCACTCGGGCATCGAGCGGGTATTGTGGCAATAAGCGCAGTTCACTCCCAACGAGGTCGACATATGCACCATCAAGCCAAATACCTTTTCGGTATCCTGAATACTGTTCTTATTGCCTGTCGGTAAAGCGGTGGGCCCATTCATACGAATGTTTTCCGCTTTTAATAAGTATGGGGTAAATGGGTCATAGGGTAAATCACTCCCACCAACCGATGCGGAAGGCGTATTTTGACCATTCTTACCGCTCAAGAATCCACTACCCTGCGGCTTGGCTGGATCGGTAAACCAAACGTTTTGTGGAATATTGTTACCGCGGTGGCAGGTATAACAGGTGACTCCAGTCTCTGCGACGTGTGATTTCCATTCAACGTTAATGCGTTGGGTCATCTGGATCATCTTGCGCGAGACAATTTTTGTGTAATTGGCGTCCTCTGCAAAATTTGCGACGTTATGGCAGTACGCACAGCCCTGCTCAGGCGCGACCCAACTGGTCATTGCCACCATAAAGTTCGTAAACTGGGCAACACTCAAGTTTCCTAAGACTTTGACGTTCTTATAAACGGCTCCTGCTTTGGGGCCATTAGGGTCAGCAGGAATCCCTGCGGGGACCTCATTCTTTTCGGCCTGCGCCTCTAGCGTCCGTGGGTTATAAACCATTGCCATACCCGTACCCCGGAATCCATTCTGCACCGATTCGATGGGTGGGCGCTCACACGCGGTCAATAATAATGTGGTGCCAATCAGAGCAGCAATGCTCAATATGCGTTGAATTGAGTTCATGATGGCTCCTTATTTGGCGACGGGTGGAGGTGGCACGAATGTCGCTGCTGGATCAACCGTGGGGATGCTATACACATCAGGGTATGCGGGTGCAACCCCATGCTTGACTGCCCACAAGTACCAGTTATCCACCACCGTACCCGTTAATAAAATTCCGATGCCACCTGTCAGTGGTACCAATACGGCAAACCACCAGGCCCAACGGTGGATGGACTCCATCGTGGCATTAAAGCCCATGGTCCATCTCCAAAACAGTCCGGCACGCTCCGATGCAGTACCGCGATCGACAATTTGCTCAATCTCGCGCTCACCACCATAGCGACCAACCGCTAAGATAGTGGCGCCGTGCATGGCAAATAACAACGCTGATCCATAAAGGAAGGCAATGGAGAGCATATGAAATGGGTTGTAAAACAAATTACCGTAACGCAAAGAGAATGCAGCGGTCCAATCGAGGTGCGAGAAGATACCAAAAGGTACGCCTTCGCTCCAGCTACCAACCAATAGCGGTCTTAAGAATCCCAAGACTAGGAACAACCAAATGGCAGAAAGGAATGCCCATGCGATATGCGTACCCATACCAAGCGCAACTGCGCGTCGGTAGGTGCGCCACCACCACAACAAGACCGATGCGGTTAAGAATGCACCAGCCATCATCCACCAACCACCCTCAGCAAGTGGCATATTTAAACTCAAGCCGTGCTTAGGTAACGGAGGATCGAGCGATAACCAAAACAGTTGGCGAATGAACTGGATAGGATCCCAGTTGACCGAGGCCAACATGTTCCAGCCAATAATCTGAAAGCCAATCATGCCAAAGAATAAGGAAGCAATCCCAATCGTTCCTAAATAAATCGGGCCGATCTGGGCATTCCCTAAACGCCCAAATAAATGGACTAAAAATGGTTTGCCAATACGCTCACGCTCATCCTTTCTGGGATTAAGCGGTGAGCCATGATGCGGTTCAGCGACAACCTGAACCTGAGTGAATAAATTTTGATAGTCCATATCGTTATCCCTCGATTCTTCTTATGACCAAATGGGGAGGTTTAGCCACCAACCCCACCACTCTGGCCAACCACGAGTCCAAAATGGTCCACTAATGACAATGCAAACTGCGCTCCAAAATACTGCAGCTAAGGCTAAGAACAAGCCGAGTCGGTGAATACCCAAAGTGCCGACGGAGTAGCCAATCAAATCCCGAAAGAAGGTGTCTTCATGTTCGGGGGTTTTCACAAACTCGCCCTTTTGCGGATTCGTTGACGACAACACCAGGGCGCCATGCATGGCAAGCGCGAGGGTTGTCGTGAAAAATAAGGTGATCGCAATCATGTGCGCGGGGTTGTAATGAAAATGTAGGTATTGATAACCAACGTTTGAGACCCAATCAAGGTGACTCAAGATGCCGTATGGGAACCCATGACCCCAAGCGCCCATCAATACGGGGCGAATCACAACCAGTGTGAAATAACCAAAGACCGCGACGGAGAAGGCAAACGGTACATGAAAACCCATACCCAATTTGCGACAGATCTCCACTTCACGCAGCGCCCAAGAC
This DNA window, taken from Polynucleobacter sp. HIN5, encodes the following:
- the pufL gene encoding photosynthetic reaction center subunit L, with protein sequence MAMLSFERKYRVRGGTLVGGDLFDFWVGPFYVGFFGITTIFFAFLGTALILWGASQGPTWNLWQINIAPPDLKYGLAPAPLMEGGLWQLITICALGAFGSWALREVEICRKLGMGFHVPFAFSVAVFGYFTLVVIRPVLMGAWGHGFPYGILSHLDWVSNVGYQYLHFHYNPAHMIAITLFFTTTLALAMHGALVLSSTNPQKGEFVKTPEHEDTFFRDLIGYSVGTLGIHRLGLFLALAAVFWSAVCIVISGPFWTRGWPEWWGWWLNLPIWS
- the pufM gene encoding photosynthetic reaction center subunit M, with amino-acid sequence MDYQNLFTQVQVVAEPHHGSPLNPRKDERERIGKPFLVHLFGRLGNAQIGPIYLGTIGIASLFFGMIGFQIIGWNMLASVNWDPIQFIRQLFWLSLDPPLPKHGLSLNMPLAEGGWWMMAGAFLTASVLLWWWRTYRRAVALGMGTHIAWAFLSAIWLFLVLGFLRPLLVGSWSEGVPFGIFSHLDWTAAFSLRYGNLFYNPFHMLSIAFLYGSALLFAMHGATILAVGRYGGEREIEQIVDRGTASERAGLFWRWTMGFNATMESIHRWAWWFAVLVPLTGGIGILLTGTVVDNWYLWAVKHGVAPAYPDVYSIPTVDPAATFVPPPPVAK
- the pufC gene encoding photosynthetic reaction center cytochrome PufC produces the protein MNSIQRILSIAALIGTTLLLTACERPPIESVQNGFRGTGMAMVYNPRTLEAQAEKNEVPAGIPADPNGPKAGAVYKNVKVLGNLSVAQFTNFMVAMTSWVAPEQGCAYCHNVANFAEDANYTKIVSRKMIQMTQRINVEWKSHVAETGVTCYTCHRGNNIPQNVWFTDPAKPQGSGFLSGKNGQNTPSASVGGSDLPYDPFTPYLLKAENIRMNGPTALPTGNKNSIQDTEKVFGLMVHMSTSLGVNCAYCHNTRSMPEWSQSPPQRMTAWYGIRMARDINNNYMVPITNVFPAHRLGPEGDVAKANCATCHQGAYKPLYGVSMLKDYPFLTGTPAPRVAPKPAEKSNTVAMK
- a CDS encoding phytoene desaturase yields the protein MLKRTYLPSDDRPIAVVIGSGFGGLAAAIRLSHKGYRVKVFEKLDKPGGRAYVYERDGYTFDAGPTIITAPFLLEELWELCGEKLENDVDLRLMDPFYRIRFDDGSHFDYTGDLKRMRDEVAKFSPADLPGYDRFLAEAEKCYQLGFEELSNVAFDSLSDLFEAFPSMVKMKAWESIYTLVARHLKNDKLRQVMSFHPLLIGGNPFSVTAVYSLINSLERKHGVFSAMGGTGSLIKGLVRLLADLGVDVQCNQEVKRIEVRDGKAVGITLEDGNFVPADIVVSNADAAWTYQKLIEPQHRKVWTDKKVARSKYSMSLFVWYFGTNQQYPDVPHHMILLGKRYRELLEDIFKRKVLAKDFSLYLHRPTATDPSLAPAGHDTFYVLSPVPNLDSGTNWQETAEPYRQAIAEYLDQSVLPGFQKHLTTSFCTTPQDFQDRLLSVKGAAFGFEPLLLQSAWFRPHNRSEDVKGLYMVGAGTHPGAGIPGVLSSAKALMSVVPHPINVAKGYAQ